TGTACTCTTTCAACTCTACTCTTTCGGTACAGTTTTTGGTAATTTAAACGCAGAAACCATCTCTGGAGTCGCCTTATTGATATCAACTTTTTCTTTCAATGAGGCTTGAACCACCACACGGTCTTCTAACGCAGAATCACAAGTAATTAAGGTTAAAATCGCTTTTTCAGTCGGATAGGTAACTTCAACAGCAGTCGGTGGCACTGTTCGAATATTGTCGATTTCATAGACATACACATGCTCTAAGTCCGTTAAATAAACTAAATCACCGTTTTTCACGCGTAACAATGGCGCAAATAATAAGTCTTTATGAATAGAATGGTGACTAGCTAGCGAGTAGTTTGACTCACCCATTTCTTGGTCAGCGTACAGTGTCCCTGCACCTAAGTACATCCCTGCTTCCGATACCCCTTTATAAATCGGCAAATTCATAT
The genomic region above belongs to Aerococcaceae bacterium zg-1292 and contains:
- a CDS encoding class A sortase, whose amino-acid sequence is MAAKTRQELHGKRRRKRRRRRRGGTFRTILGILLILVALGLFAMDPIKNHMIEKGQTQNAIGNLTVEKVRENKKKAVTYNWEEISTLSAYDVIRKNVNPDDLPTIGGIAIPSVNMNLPIYKGVSEAGMYLGAGTLYADQEMGESNYSLASHHSIHKDLLFAPLLRVKNGDLVYLTDLEHVYVYEIDNIRTVPPTAVEVTYPTEKAILTLITCDSALEDRVVVQASLKEKVDINKATPEMVSAFKLPKTVPKE